A single region of the Cyclopterus lumpus isolate fCycLum1 chromosome 16, fCycLum1.pri, whole genome shotgun sequence genome encodes:
- the virma gene encoding protein virilizer homolog, producing MAGDTTTELLFIETFKHQSAELTNVDVVRFPCGVLITEVRVIPPGIKAHSNIPDSRAFGETSPHAFQLELFFNNATKPNNPTFHRLGSLEYDENKSIVFRPSGKVNTDGLVLRGWYTSLTVAVYGTAERSHGHDQSSPPPPPPPPPQQPSGPKRIVKQEWEKDDQYNGSPPRPAPRGPRTPPGPPPPDDDDEEQVQVTVGVVKDEPSEGRDDYLEAVSPERSLPAEETYSDAEQEEEGDEEEEEEEQEVEEDARTEGSVPEEDEEVEEEDEGEEEEMEEGDDGYEQISSDEDDLDNGSFKLPTFDMDYTPEDLASVPPVQFDPYERELRPLLYFIPPYKTRFDTQFEKASVEEPRDPGGTEAPTGGEEAEAVSQLKELLASIGDDRDARWVTALEQAPALLAKGLAYLIKRGEGELEEHVGVLVKWALQALSMEIALTQPIALNLRQLKAGAKLASHLAECPQGLSVLLREGALGVLLELVQADHVSSTLKLNILRALGALTSAPAGAEAFLHTGGSEKSGYQRLVQLFLREETVRVITAGNTILQKSHMYEILVDLQRAAAAWSEPQQEEMDDTDIPMEEEPSLSSSSPVSEAQLDRLAGVLEELHHLLETAPYCMVQPPGKAFPTTARITGPQERDDPYPTLYRYMHACHFLESTAAVLSAAAASGHLGVTLAVRELLRFLSLTQSGLLFLLAQPAPTNLLLRLLGSMAEAESEETTFTGGEGSVSGPGFGEEGFGVWLMQSLHALQGVSELMSHVAAGGDGGAGLEEGDNAEVLGMLHALYLMTFTQTGRSAVAHILSLDNNLSCLVTLLQHHSRDGQGEAKARKSVTYNYACMLVLLVVQSSNELRMMEQYAAPLLTIAKADETNAKLQELSKWLEPLEKLRFEIGSIPTLIDYIKQNVENVLTAEGTGLGTALRVLCHIACPPPAVEGQQRDLKWSLAGVQLFSGEGMDMCVRVLQKLCSTLLQPWRVHGHMGPTPQRCMILGICISTLRLLRTMLMELLRGGAFQFRDTRVASVLVTLHMIVCSIPASGRLDGEETRVQALIVDVLLTFTQGVNEKVTHTEETLASNTWSLMLKEVLGSLLKAPEGLFSGLTLLSELLPLPLPMQSTQLISVQDVAVALNTRKLWSMHIRAQWKVLSEALRCVCATSCPPLLAMLRRLCVQLADLSSPTALLIKKTLLELLLEELQPAEGKSVCWGQVLRLLSLMDALVSQKACKSAALHLLSGSVSGDEQLADLFPLLLSLLVPPADHSLQQQQCSELVGTILLSLCDQDISLVVSPPGENCVSEAEQLANALPGREMMPLVCNALLEVLGNSESSVPLLLTCIRTLTFLTEHDFGLYHLKIALKKYATGLCSLLKRLVLAFNKDSADLLSALLDFLRQTLNTETMCVDEAQGSGEESVFVPPRLLTGFEMKALLQWEESESHPLPTLEKQITKLCKEDDSLETMLETVIVLRQTLETATDSPPAADTEPTLPAPEALGAQFNHRTVFILSEALDEQLKTLWFSPLQTDDIEADLDMMKVDLVGLAQECCPELDLKVELERSFMSEPSSPGDTKAPKGFRLGKHKHETFITSGKSDYIEPAKRAHIMAAPRGRGGRGGFGQNLCRPHDIFRQRKQNTSRPPSMHVDDFVAAEFKDITTPLGLLPPKRPPKSSPKPPTRGLFTGNRGRGTFHSQTRFFTPPQPKGVLLSGNYPRRDGRGGSSWSGQVPAVTHRGTYSEPRGGQSNFTRGPLPSRQLPASAYRLAPRDRVPRGRGGVGLSWLSGGGGGGSAGGGGGG from the exons ATGGCGGGGGACACCACAACGGAGCTTCTTTTTATAGAAACGTTTAAGCACCAGAGTGCAGAG TTAACCAACGTGGACGTGGTGCGGTTTCCTTGCGGGGTGCTGATCACAGAAGTGCGGGTCATTCCTCCAGGGATCAAAGCACACAGCAACATACCAGACAGCAGAGCATTTGG AGAGACGTCACCTCATGCCTTCCAGTTAGAGCTGTTCTTTAATAATGCCACCAAACCCAACAACCCCACGTTCCATAGACTGGGCAG TCTGGAATATGATGAGAACAAGTCCATTGTGTTCAGACCCAGTGGAAAG gtgaacacagaTGGCCTGGTGCTTCGTGGCTGGTACACCAGTCTGACTGTAGCAGTGTACGGGACAGCAGAGCGCTCACATGGACATGACCAGtcctcaccccctcctcctccacccccacccccacaacAGCCAAGCGGGCCCAAGCGGATCGTTAAACAAG agtGGGAAAAAGATGACCAGTACAATGGTAGCCCACCCAGACCGGCCCCCAGAGGGCCTCGCACTCCACCTGGGCCTCCGCCCccggatgatgatgatgaagagcaggtccaagtgacAG TGGGAGTGGTCAAAGATGAGCCAAGCGAGGGCCGTGACGACTACCTGGAGGCGGTGTCCCCTGAGAGATCCCTGCCTGCTGAGGAAACATACTCGGATGctgaacaagaggaagaaggggatgaggaggaggaagaggaggagcaagaggtgGAAGAAGATGCACGGACCGAGGGGAGTGTTCCGGAAGAGGacgaagaagtggaggaggaagatgagggtgaggaagaggagatggaggaag GTGATGACGGCTATGAGCAGATTTCCAGTGATGAGGACGATCTGGATAATGGTAGCTTCAAGTTGCCCACATTTGACATGGACTACACGCCTGAGGACCTGGCATCAGTCCCACCTGTCCAGTTTGATCCGTATGAGAGAGAACTCAGGCCCCTGCTCTACTTCATTCCTCCATACAAGACCCGCTTTGATACCCAGTTTGAGAAAGCCAGTGTGGAGGAACCCAGGGACCCTGGTGGAACAGAAGCACCCACAGGTGGAGAGGAGGCTGAGGCTGTTAGCCAGCTGAAAGAACTACTAGCTAGTATTGGAGATGACAGAGATGCCCGTTGGGTCACTGCTCTGGAACAGGCACCTGCACTACTGGCCAAAGGGCTGGCATATTTAATCAAACGAGGCGAAGGCGAACTAGAGGAACATGTTGGAGTTTTAGTCAAATGGGCTCTCCAAGCTCTGAGTATGGAGATTGCTCTCACACAACCCATTGCCCTTAATCTCAGACAATTGAAAGCCGGTGCCAAGCTAGCATCACACCTTGCAGAGTGTCCACAGGGCCTCTCAGTGCTGCTGCGTGAAGGGGCCTTGGGTGTGCTGCTGGAGTTAGTCCAAGCTGACCATGTCTCCTCCACACTGAAGCTGAATATCCTGAGAGCTCTTGGGGCTCTGACCAGCGCTCCTGCTGGTGCCGAGGCTTTCCTGCATACGGGAGGGTCAGAGAAGAGTGGCTATCAG CGTTTAGTCCAGCTGTTCCTGCGTGAAGAAACAGTGAGGGTCATAACAGCTGGCAACACCATATTGCAGAAAAGCCACATGTATGAGATACTGGTCGACCTGCAACGTGCAGCAGCAGCGTGGAGTGAACcccagcag gaggagatggatgacaCTGACATCCCCATGGAGGAGGAACCCTCGCtaagctcctcctctcctgtcagCGAGGCACAGCTTGATAGACTGGCAGGGGTTTTGGAGGAGTTGCATCACCTGCTAGAGACGGCCCCTTACTGCATGGTGCAGCCCCCTGGGAAAGCCTTCCCTACTACTGCTAGAATAACAGGACCACAGGAGAGGGATGATCCATACCCAACACTGTATAG gtatatgcatgcatgccaCTTCCTGGAGAGCACCGCAGCGGTGTTGTCAGCGGCTGCGGCGTCTGGTCACTTAGGTGTCACCCTAGCTGTTCGAGAGCTCCTACGCTTCTTATCGCTCACCCAATCAggtctgctcttcctcctcgccCAGCCCGCTCCCACCAACCTGCTGCTGCGTCTCCTGGGATCAATGGCAGAAGCTGAGAGCGAGGAGACCACCTTCACAGGGGGAGAGGGGAGTGTGTCAGGGCCAGGGTTTGGTGAAGAGGGCTTCGGCGTGTGGCTAATGCAGTCGCTGCATGCTCTGCAGGGTGTGTCAGAGCTCATGAGCCAtgtggctgcaggaggagatggaggagctggGCTAGAGGAAGGTGACAATGCAGAAGTGCTGGGAATGCTCCATGCGCTCTACTTAATGACCTTCACACAGACTGGTCGCAGTGCTGTGGCCCACATCCTCAGCCTGGACAACAACCTGTCGTGCCTGGTCACTCTGCTCCAGCACCACAGCCGGGACGGACAAGG tGAGGCCAAAGCTCGCAAATCGGTGACATATAATTATGCCTGTATGCTGGTGTTACTGGTAGTGCAGAGCTCTAATGAACTGCGGATGATGGAACAATATGCTGCCCCTCTACTCACCATAGCCAAGGCTGATGAGACCAATGCCAAGTTACAGG AGCTTAGCAAATGGCTTGAGCCTCTGGAAAAACTTCGCTTTGAGATTGGCAGCATTCCAACACTCATAGACTACATCAAACAG AATGTGGAAAATGTGTTGACTGCTGAGGGAACTGGACTAGGCACTGCTCTCAGGGTCCTTTGTCACATTGCCTGCCCCCCACCTGCTGTAGAAG GTCAGCAGAGGGATCTTAAGTGGAGTCTTGCCGGGGTCCAGCTTTTTTCCGGCGAGGGTATGGATATGTGTGTGCGAGTCTTACAGAAGCTGTGCAGCACGTTGCTGCAGCCTTGGCGTGTGCACGGACACATGGGCCCCACGCCGCAGCGCTGCATGATCCTCGGTATATGCATCAGCACGCTGCGACTGCTGCGCACCATGCTGATGGAGCTGCTACGAGGGGGAGCTTTCCAGTTCAGGGACACTCGCGTGGCCAGTGTTTTGGTGACGCTCCACATGATAGTCTGCTCCATCCCTGCATCTGGACGCCTAGacggagaggagacaagagtgCAGGCGCTCATCGTTGACGTGCTGCTCACTTTCACGCAGGGTGTTAATGAAAAG GTCACTCATACAGAAGAGACTCTGGCCAGTAACACATGGTCTCTGATGCTAAAGGAGGTTTTGGGCTCACTGCTGAAAGCTCCAGAAGGTCTGTTCTCTGGTTTGACGTTACTGTCTGAGCTCCTACCTCTTCCACTGCCAATGCAGAGCACTCAG TTGATATCAGTCCAAGATGTGGCTGTAGCCTTAAACACAAGGAAGCTGTGGAGCATGCACATACGGGCGCAGTGGAAAGTGCTTTCCGAGGcgttgaggtgtgtgtgcgccacCAGCTGCCCTCCTCTCCTGGCCATGCTGAGGAGACTGTGTGTTCAGTTGGCGGACCTGTCTTCACCCACCGCACTACTCATCAAGAAGACCCTGCTGGAGCTGCTACTGGAGGAGCTACAGCC GGCGGAGGGGAAGAGTGTGTGCTGGGGCCAGGTCCTGCGTCTGCTTTCTTTGATGGATGCTCTGGTGTCACAGAAAGCTTGTAAGAGCGCAGCACTGCACCTTCTGTCCGGGTCTGTGTCTGGAGATGAACAACTGGCCGATCTGTTCCCCTTGCTGTTGTCTTTGTTGGTTCCTCCAGCTGACCACTCCTTACAGCAGCAGCAATGCAGCGAACTAGTGGGGACAATATTACTGTCACTGTGTGACCAG GACATTTCTCTGGTGGTTTCTCCACCCGGAGAAAACTGTGTGTCAGAGGCTGAGCAGCTGGCCAATGCACTTCCAGGGCGTGAGATGATGCCATTGGTGTGCAATGCATTGTTGGAGGTTTTGGGGAATTCAGAGAGCAGTGTCCCACTCCTCCTCACCTGTATCAGGACTTTGACGTTCCTCACCGAGCACGACTTTGGACTCTATCAcctcaaaat AGCTCTGAAGAAGTATGCTACTGGTCTATGCTCCCTGTTGAAGAGATTGGTGTTGGCCTTCAACAAGGACTCGGCAGATCTGCTGTCAGCTCTTCTTGACTTCCTGAGACAGACCCTCAACACAGAAACAATG TGTGTCGATGAGGCCCAGGGGTCCGGCGAGGAGTCCGTCTTCGTTCCCCCCCGGTTGCTCACAGGCTTTGAGATGAAAGCTCTCCTGCAATGGGAGGAGTCTGAATCCCATCCGCTCCCTACTTTAGAGAAACAGATTACG AAACTATGTAAGGAAGATGATTCATTGGAGACGATGTTGGAGACTGTGATTGTTCTGAGGCAGACGCTGGAGACGGCCACAGACTCGCCTCCTGCAGCCGACACTGAGCCCACTCTGCCAGCACCCGAGGCGCTCGGTGCCCAGTTTAATCACAG GACGGTGTTCATTCTGTCAGAAGCTCTGGATGAGCAGCTGAAGACTCTGTGGTTCTCTCCCTTACAAACTGATGACATCGAAGCAGACCTTGATATG ATGAAGGTGGATCTGGTGGGTCTGGCTCAGGAGTGTTGTCCAGAACTGGACCTGAAGGTGGAGCTGGAGCGCTCCTTTATGTCTGAGCCCTCCTCTCCTGGTGATACGAAGGCTCCAAAAGGCTTCCGACTGGGCAAACACAAGCATGAGACGTTCATTACAAG CGGTAAATCAGACTACATTGAGCCTGCTAAGAGAGCCCACATCATGGCTGCTCCTCGCGGTCGTGGAGGTCGAGGAGGGTTTGGACAGAATCTCTGCCGACCCCATGATATCTTCCGCCAGCGCAAACAGAACACCTCCCGTCCTCCCAGCATGCACGTTGATGACTTTGTGGCGGCAGAGTTTAAAGACATCACTACCCCTCTTGGACTTTTGCCTCCTAAACGGCCCCCCAAGAGCTCCCCTAAACCCCCCACCAGAGGACTATTCACTGGTAACAGAGGCAGAGGCACCTTCCACAGCCAGACTCGCTTTTTCACTCCCCCACAACCTAAAGGTGTACTGCTGTCAG GTAACTACCCTCGCAGAGACGGTCGCGGTGGTTCATCATGGAGCGGCCAAGTTCCAGCTGTCACTCACAGAGGAACCTACAGTGAACCACGTGGAGGCCAGAGCAACTTCACACGTGGACCGTTGCCCTCCAGACAACTCCCAGCAA GTGCATATCGGCTCGCTCCACGGGACAGAGTCCCGAGGGGAAGAGGAGGCGTCGGGCTGTCATGGCTTAGTGGGGGAGGAGGCGGTGGCagcgctggaggaggagggggagga